The genomic DNA CCAAGGACATATCCTCCGCTATGATGCGACCGAACGGGATGTATAACCTCAATAATCAAGCAATGGACGCTACCATAAACCTGATCCAGGAGGTACTTGATTCTGGAGTCAATATTCGCGAGATCTACATCGATACGATTGGAAAGCCGGAGATTTATCAGAAGAAACTCGAGAAGATATTCCCAGCACAGAGCATTACGGTGGCCAAGAAGGCTGATAGTCTCTATCCCTGCGTTTCTGCAGCGTCTGTCTGCGCCAAAGTCACGAGAGACGCTGCACTAGATGTGCTCTATACCGCCTACACAGATGGCGACGACTCCGGAGAAGTTGCTTGGGGATCAGGGTATCCCAGCGATGCCCGTTGCGCCGGCTGGCTCAAGTCTAACATGGATCCGGTATTCGGTTGGGGCAACGAATGTCGATTCAGCTGGTCTACAGTGAAAGATATGCTGGAGGCGAAAGGAGCTCCTTGTCGAGCCGACTGGCCAGATGCTGATGAAGACACGGACAATATGAAACTGACCGGGTTCCTGATGGGCGCTGGCGATGATAAGGAGGACGAACTTGGCGCATGGTATGGCCGTAAAGTGACTGAGGCC from Cercospora beticola chromosome 3, complete sequence includes the following:
- a CDS encoding uncharacterized protein (BUSCO:EOG09263OWL), with amino-acid sequence MEDTVEDQLDSQDVLQETPPADVFIAPSIHRDLVLAGDSYTHHSAIPRTVRDDMTTECVLGVDEAGRGPVLGPMVYALYYLPLSMHRSLLADKYKFDDSKVLTPAFRSELMEKICTPETDLYEHGGWAVRSMSAKDISSAMMRPNGMYNLNNQAMDATINLIQEVLDSGVNIREIYIDTIGKPEIYQKKLEKIFPAQSITVAKKADSLYPCVSAASVCAKVTRDAALDVLYTAYTDGDDSGEVAWGSGYPSDARCAGWLKSNMDPVFGWGNECRFSWSTVKDMLEAKGAPCRADWPDADEDTDNMKLTGFLMGAGDDKEDELGAWYGRKVTEAVF